From Paenibacillus physcomitrellae, the proteins below share one genomic window:
- a CDS encoding DUF2975 domain-containing protein → MERISTFFLKATVILMGLVILALCIFGLPSIAKGFDGYFSDYWLYPTITGMYLSAVPFFAALYQALKLLSYIDRNTAFSDSSVRALKIIKYCAFAICILYVAILPFLYFMADQDDAPGLIVIGLVVIFASLVIGVFAAVLQKLLKNAIDIKSENDLTV, encoded by the coding sequence ATGGAACGCATATCAACTTTCTTTTTAAAAGCAACGGTGATTCTGATGGGTCTGGTGATTCTGGCCTTGTGTATCTTTGGGCTGCCTTCGATTGCGAAAGGCTTTGACGGGTATTTTTCGGACTATTGGCTTTACCCGACTATTACGGGAATGTATTTGTCGGCTGTGCCGTTCTTTGCGGCCTTGTATCAGGCTTTAAAGCTGCTGAGCTATATTGACCGCAACACGGCGTTCTCGGATTCGTCCGTCAGGGCCTTAAAGATCATTAAATACTGCGCTTTTGCAATCTGTATTTTGTATGTGGCGATTCTTCCTTTCTTGTATTTCATGGCCGATCAGGATGATGCTCCCGGTCTCATCGTTATCGGGCTGGTTGTGATTTTTGCTTCTCTGGTGATTGGCGTTTTTGCCGCTGTGCTTCAGAAGCTGTTAAAGAATGCGATCGATATCAAATCCGAAAATGATTTAACGGTCTGA
- a CDS encoding AraC family transcriptional regulator, whose protein sequence is MSEALSFAESLMENLSVSVSLVHSRSHFGGWNRTDEIPSFSRLYYIADGEGSVLLNGELHYPKPGQLMIMPAGSVQTTTTSRDNPYTRHFCHFDAKIGEWPLFAPEGKLILVDAEEPEATRRLFLNMEVQFSQGGYLAPLRLKSALLHLLAYCMEHSGYTAELDRFLFHEERVKLGSVLQYIEEHLDQTIEIDTLADIIHLHPNYFIPYFKKLMGVTPIHYVQQKRMDKAKRLLSFSNLSISDTAEQLGMDLPHFSRTFKKATGVSPSSYRRGTT, encoded by the coding sequence ATGTCTGAAGCTCTTTCTTTTGCCGAAAGTTTAATGGAGAATCTGAGTGTATCCGTATCCCTGGTTCATTCCAGGTCTCATTTTGGCGGGTGGAACCGTACCGATGAAATTCCGTCGTTTAGCCGGCTGTATTATATTGCGGATGGTGAAGGAAGCGTGCTGCTGAACGGCGAGCTCCACTACCCGAAGCCGGGGCAGCTGATGATTATGCCCGCTGGTTCTGTCCAGACCACCACCACTTCCCGGGACAACCCCTATACACGTCACTTCTGCCATTTTGACGCCAAGATCGGCGAATGGCCGCTGTTTGCCCCCGAAGGGAAACTCATTCTTGTAGATGCGGAGGAGCCGGAGGCAACCCGGCGGCTGTTTCTGAATATGGAGGTGCAGTTCAGTCAAGGCGGGTATCTGGCTCCGCTGCGGCTCAAATCGGCGCTGCTGCATCTGCTTGCCTACTGCATGGAGCATTCCGGATATACAGCAGAGCTGGACCGCTTCCTGTTCCATGAAGAACGGGTCAAACTCGGCAGCGTACTGCAGTATATTGAAGAACATTTGGATCAGACGATCGAGATCGATACGCTGGCCGATATTATCCATCTTCATCCCAATTATTTCATCCCTTATTTTAAGAAGCTGATGGGCGTTACGCCTATCCACTATGTCCAGCAGAAGCGGATGGACAAGGCGAAGCGGCTGCTTTCTTTTTCCAATTTGTCGATTTCGGATACTGCGGAGCAGCTCGGCATGGATCTCCCCCACTTCTCTCGTACCTTCAAGAAGGCGACCGGCGTCAGCCCCAGCTCCTATCGCAGAGGAACGACGTAA
- the rpsN gene encoding 30S ribosomal protein S14, with translation MAKKSKVVKELKRQALVEKYAEKRRELKAKGDYEALQKLPRDSSVTRLHSRCLVSGRPRGYLSKYKVSRIVFRELAHQGRIPGVKKASW, from the coding sequence GTGGCTAAAAAGTCCAAAGTGGTAAAAGAACTAAAACGCCAGGCCTTGGTAGAGAAATACGCGGAGAAAAGAAGAGAGCTGAAAGCCAAAGGGGATTACGAAGCTTTGCAGAAGCTGCCGCGTGATTCGTCCGTAACAAGACTTCACAGCCGCTGCTTGGTGAGCGGCAGACCAAGAGGTTACCTCAGCAAATATAAAGTATCCCGGATTGTGTTCCGTGAACTGGCTCATCAGGGACGGATTCCGGGTGTGAAGAAAGCCAGCTGGTAA
- a CDS encoding GH25 family lysozyme codes for MKKLLFFGLFAFLTLCWVQTQAVSAKESTHLFLNNQEISLSKSEQIIISNNRVLVPLRVLTEEMNYTVDWNNGDKTITIHNASQTIKLNLNRLEAVADGQTIQLSAAPVLSGNTAFVPIRFVGEQLGSVVAWESATKSVKITTSKGQPSKGTTAEPNPVSGSGTGQASSPALGSKPEDTSVSVSDKPAQAVLKDLSLADGKLVLTVQGSTEPGTALLSDPNRLQVDLPAAVFDAGFTQKYPLDDNHHGDILLPSDPNVNEIELSQFSGSDDSSSIQIVLVLNGAQSYQLQQSSGTITIQLQPAASDSAPQAGTSTGIAMGLDVSHHNGSIDWANVAASGYSFVFIKASEGKTFKDPQFAANLAGAKAAGLLTGAYHFLDATTPENARLEADHFIETLQSAGGIEQLDLPPVLDYEDNPGKLTTAQINQVAKAFLSEFETVTGVRPTIYTGNVFAANFDATFSAYKLWVAKYSSKQPTPVTAWDSWSIWQYSQTGSIPGVTGNVDLDQFNGTLDDLLSSLRM; via the coding sequence ATGAAGAAACTGTTATTTTTCGGCTTATTCGCGTTCCTAACGCTCTGCTGGGTTCAGACTCAGGCGGTTTCGGCCAAGGAGAGCACCCATTTGTTCCTGAATAATCAGGAGATAAGTCTATCGAAATCAGAGCAAATCATTATTTCTAACAACCGGGTGCTGGTTCCACTGCGGGTTTTGACCGAAGAGATGAATTATACCGTGGATTGGAATAACGGAGATAAAACGATTACTATACATAACGCAAGCCAGACGATCAAACTGAACTTGAACCGTCTTGAGGCTGTGGCAGATGGACAAACCATTCAGTTAAGCGCCGCCCCAGTTCTTTCCGGCAATACGGCTTTTGTCCCGATCCGTTTTGTTGGAGAACAGCTCGGGAGTGTGGTGGCCTGGGAGTCAGCGACAAAATCGGTAAAAATCACTACATCTAAAGGTCAGCCGTCCAAGGGAACAACTGCGGAGCCCAATCCCGTTTCGGGGTCCGGGACAGGACAAGCTTCCTCGCCTGCTCTCGGTTCCAAGCCAGAGGACACCTCCGTCTCCGTGTCCGATAAACCTGCGCAAGCCGTGCTCAAGGATTTGAGTTTGGCAGATGGGAAGTTAGTGCTGACCGTTCAAGGCTCAACGGAGCCTGGGACAGCTCTGCTGAGTGATCCGAATCGCCTCCAGGTTGATTTGCCTGCTGCGGTTTTTGATGCAGGCTTTACGCAGAAATATCCGCTTGACGACAATCATCACGGAGATATTCTTCTGCCAAGCGATCCTAACGTCAATGAAATCGAGCTTTCCCAGTTCAGCGGTTCGGATGACTCCTCTTCGATCCAAATCGTCTTGGTTCTGAATGGAGCCCAATCTTATCAGCTTCAGCAATCGTCAGGTACGATCACGATTCAGTTGCAGCCGGCTGCCAGCGATTCGGCCCCGCAGGCCGGCACATCAACCGGCATCGCCATGGGGCTTGACGTGTCCCATCATAATGGCTCGATCGACTGGGCAAACGTCGCCGCCTCCGGTTATTCCTTTGTTTTCATCAAAGCGTCGGAAGGCAAGACGTTTAAGGACCCGCAGTTTGCCGCCAATCTGGCAGGTGCAAAAGCCGCAGGCTTGCTTACAGGCGCCTATCACTTCCTGGATGCCACAACGCCGGAGAATGCACGGCTTGAGGCGGATCACTTTATCGAAACCCTGCAGTCCGCAGGCGGGATTGAGCAGCTTGATCTTCCGCCCGTGCTGGATTATGAAGACAATCCGGGCAAATTGACAACCGCCCAGATTAACCAAGTGGCCAAGGCCTTTTTGTCCGAATTCGAAACGGTTACCGGAGTCCGCCCGACGATTTATACGGGCAATGTATTTGCCGCCAACTTTGACGCTACCTTCTCTGCTTATAAGCTTTGGGTAGCCAAATACAGCAGCAAGCAGCCTACCCCGGTTACGGCTTGGGACAGCTGGTCTATATGGCAATACTCCCAAACCGGAAGTATTCCAGGTGTGACAGGAAATGTCGACCTGGATCAATTTAACGGAACGCTCGATGATCTG
- a CDS encoding helix-turn-helix domain-containing protein, whose amino-acid sequence MAIIINVDVMLAKRKMSVTELADRVGITMANLSILKNGKAKAIRFSTLEAICKALDCQPGDILEYRPGEYFEG is encoded by the coding sequence ATGGCGATTATTATTAATGTTGATGTGATGCTGGCCAAACGAAAGATGAGCGTAACGGAACTCGCCGACCGGGTGGGAATCACGATGGCGAATCTCTCCATTTTAAAGAACGGGAAAGCCAAGGCCATTCGGTTCTCCACGCTGGAGGCAATCTGCAAAGCGCTGGATTGTCAACCGGGAGATATTCTGGAATACAGGCCTGGCGAATATTTTGAAGGATAA
- a CDS encoding Gfo/Idh/MocA family protein, whose amino-acid sequence MKEIGAAIVGCGSIFSLHAKALSELEGVRLRTVVDTDAERARLAAEEYGCEALTDIQALLGNPDIQVVHLCTPHHLHVPMALTLLKAGKHVLTEKPISHTLSEGKELAETAAISGKQLGVCFQNRYNEASLRIKETILSGELGKLLGMKAIVTWYRDEAYYTQSPWRGKWATEGGGVLMNQSIHTLDLLQWFGGDIASVRGSVTTDSLDGVIEVEDTAHARIRFTNGATALFYATNGYVDNSPVELEIVFEGGKLIQRSDSLYQVKDGEEDVLCGAAALTGPPGKSYWGSSHASLIQDFYACLQKGEAFAIDGWEGLKAVKLADDIYVSSGVERLAKSRS is encoded by the coding sequence ATGAAAGAAATAGGAGCAGCCATAGTCGGCTGCGGCAGTATATTTTCGCTGCACGCCAAAGCTTTGAGCGAGCTGGAAGGGGTGCGCCTGCGGACCGTTGTCGATACTGACGCCGAGCGGGCGCGTCTGGCCGCCGAGGAATATGGATGCGAAGCGCTAACTGATATTCAGGCGTTACTCGGGAATCCGGATATCCAGGTCGTCCATTTATGCACGCCCCATCATCTGCATGTGCCGATGGCGCTTACGCTGCTGAAGGCAGGCAAACACGTGCTGACCGAAAAGCCGATCTCCCATACGCTGAGCGAAGGGAAAGAGCTGGCCGAAACCGCTGCCATCAGCGGGAAGCAGCTTGGGGTTTGCTTTCAGAACCGGTACAATGAAGCGTCCTTACGTATCAAGGAAACGATATTGTCAGGCGAACTAGGCAAGCTGCTTGGCATGAAAGCGATCGTAACCTGGTACCGGGACGAGGCGTATTACACGCAAAGCCCATGGCGCGGCAAATGGGCCACCGAAGGCGGCGGCGTGCTGATGAATCAGTCGATTCATACGCTTGATCTGCTGCAATGGTTCGGCGGCGACATTGCGTCCGTCCGCGGAAGTGTTACGACGGATTCGCTGGACGGTGTCATCGAGGTTGAGGATACGGCGCATGCCCGCATTCGTTTCACCAACGGGGCGACCGCCCTATTCTATGCTACTAACGGCTATGTGGACAATTCCCCAGTCGAGCTTGAGATTGTCTTTGAAGGAGGCAAGCTGATTCAGCGCAGCGATTCCTTGTATCAGGTGAAGGACGGGGAAGAAGATGTCTTGTGCGGCGCCGCGGCCCTCACCGGGCCTCCGGGCAAATCGTATTGGGGCAGCAGCCATGCCAGCCTGATTCAGGATTTCTATGCCTGCCTGCAGAAGGGCGAGGCGTTTGCGATTGACGGATGGGAAGGACTCAAGGCCGTCAAGCTGGCGGACGATATCTATGTATCTTCCGGTGTGGAAAGGCTGGCCAAATCCCGGTCTTAA
- a CDS encoding carotenoid biosynthesis protein codes for MPIPPASANLNKYSAISGSTASSASPLTSTISQQWIWEDGGNYYGVPISNYFGWFFVVYLFMQIFALYLAKYDKKGTESFSKSYWLEPIAVYAIQSLNYLLLCFTGTGYRDIYDSMTLVCVFTMVFVALHAALTVSRAHDLEAQ; via the coding sequence ATGCCCATCCCGCCCGCCTCGGCAAATTTAAATAAATATTCCGCAATTTCAGGGTCTACAGCCTCGTCAGCCAGCCCGTTAACCTCAACTATTAGTCAACAATGGATTTGGGAAGACGGGGGAAATTATTACGGTGTGCCTATCTCCAATTATTTCGGCTGGTTCTTCGTCGTTTATCTGTTTATGCAAATTTTTGCCCTTTACCTTGCCAAGTATGACAAGAAAGGCACGGAATCGTTCAGCAAATCCTACTGGTTGGAGCCAATTGCGGTCTATGCTATTCAAAGCTTGAACTATTTGCTGCTATGCTTCACCGGTACCGGCTATCGCGACATCTACGACTCCATGACTCTCGTGTGCGTCTTTACGATGGTGTTTGTGGCGCTGCATGCCGCCTTGACAGTAAGCCGTGCTCACGATTTGGAAGCCCAATAA
- a CDS encoding Gfo/Idh/MocA family protein, whose product MSTNNGMMYAPVHQAKPVVGPGGFVMAAMALDHGHIYGMCNGLIEAGATLKWVYDPDPVKVEDFTARYPQARAARSPEEILEDPEVRLVAAAAVPNERGPLGLRVMAAGKDYFTDKTPFTALSQLEDARRTTAATGRKYMVYFSERLHVESAIYAGKLIEEGVIGKVIQVIGLGPHRLNAPDRPAWFFEKEKYGGILCDIGSHQIEQFLYFAGCKDAKVLHSKVANYANPDYPELEDFGDAALVGDNGASNYFRVDWFTPDGLGVWGDGRCTILGTEGYIELRKYVDLARSKGGDHVYWADRKGEHYSDVHGKVGYPFFGELILDCLNRTETAMTQEHVFKAAELCLQAQNLAVNVTPVGGKPLRL is encoded by the coding sequence TTGAGCACAAACAACGGCATGATGTATGCTCCGGTCCATCAAGCGAAGCCGGTTGTCGGACCTGGCGGATTTGTTATGGCGGCCATGGCGCTGGACCACGGGCATATCTATGGCATGTGCAACGGACTGATCGAAGCCGGTGCCACACTGAAATGGGTGTACGATCCGGACCCGGTCAAGGTGGAGGATTTCACGGCACGTTATCCGCAGGCCCGGGCCGCCCGTTCTCCCGAAGAGATTCTGGAGGATCCGGAGGTCCGGCTGGTGGCGGCTGCCGCTGTGCCAAACGAACGGGGCCCACTGGGGCTGCGTGTGATGGCTGCGGGCAAGGATTATTTTACCGATAAAACGCCGTTCACCGCGCTGTCTCAGCTGGAAGACGCCAGACGCACAACCGCGGCGACCGGGCGTAAATATATGGTGTATTTCAGTGAACGGCTTCATGTGGAGAGCGCCATCTATGCAGGCAAACTGATTGAAGAGGGTGTTATTGGCAAGGTCATTCAGGTCATCGGCCTCGGGCCGCACCGGCTGAATGCGCCGGATCGTCCGGCCTGGTTCTTTGAGAAGGAGAAATACGGCGGCATTCTCTGCGATATTGGCAGCCATCAGATCGAGCAGTTTCTGTATTTTGCCGGCTGCAAGGATGCCAAAGTGCTGCACAGTAAGGTAGCCAATTATGCCAATCCCGATTATCCGGAGCTTGAGGATTTTGGGGATGCCGCGCTGGTGGGCGACAACGGTGCTTCGAACTATTTCCGGGTGGACTGGTTTACGCCGGACGGACTTGGCGTTTGGGGCGACGGAAGATGCACCATTCTGGGTACGGAAGGTTATATCGAGCTTCGCAAATACGTGGATCTTGCCCGTTCCAAAGGAGGCGACCATGTCTACTGGGCCGACCGCAAAGGCGAGCATTACTCCGATGTTCACGGCAAGGTCGGTTATCCATTCTTCGGCGAGCTGATTCTCGACTGCCTGAACCGGACGGAAACAGCCATGACCCAGGAGCATGTCTTCAAAGCCGCCGAGCTTTGTCTGCAGGCTCAGAATCTGGCGGTGAACGTGACTCCTGTTGGTGGGAAACCGCTGCGGTTGTAG
- a CDS encoding metal ABC transporter substrate-binding protein → MKRRKQLLVILSLSLVLVAAGCGSKQTGDQSQAGDAVSASNSSAVSTAGVKLKIETSFYPMYEFTRHVAGDLAEVHNLVPAGAEPHDWEPVPKDIAEITDADVLVYNGAGMEGWIDQVASSATGGHLKLIEASKGLDIMDGFVEEEEEEPGEEVAGHDQDQGHSGLDPHVWLSPALAIKEVQNIEQGLAQADPADADTFKANADAYIAELQTLDQQFKDSLKDPKRTDFITQHAAFGYLAREYGLTQVPIAGLSPDQEPSAAKMAEIVQFAKEHQVKTIFFETLVSSNVAETIAKEIGAKSDVLNPLEGLTDEELAQNQNYISVMKQNLTALQKALNENNSYHSYNGILQCN, encoded by the coding sequence ATGAAACGCAGGAAACAGCTACTCGTTATACTTTCATTATCTTTAGTTCTGGTTGCAGCAGGATGCGGATCGAAACAGACCGGAGATCAAAGTCAAGCCGGGGATGCTGTGTCAGCATCCAACTCATCGGCGGTATCGACTGCCGGGGTGAAACTTAAGATTGAGACAAGCTTCTACCCGATGTACGAATTTACCCGTCACGTAGCGGGCGATCTTGCCGAGGTGCACAATCTGGTTCCGGCTGGCGCCGAACCTCACGATTGGGAGCCTGTACCCAAGGACATCGCGGAAATTACGGATGCAGACGTATTGGTCTATAATGGCGCAGGTATGGAGGGCTGGATCGATCAGGTCGCTTCCAGTGCGACAGGCGGACATCTAAAGCTTATTGAAGCCAGCAAAGGATTAGATATCATGGATGGTTTTGTGGAAGAGGAAGAAGAGGAGCCCGGCGAAGAAGTGGCCGGCCACGATCAGGATCAGGGTCACTCGGGACTGGACCCTCACGTCTGGCTGTCTCCGGCACTTGCCATCAAGGAAGTTCAAAATATCGAGCAGGGACTGGCACAAGCCGATCCAGCCGATGCAGATACGTTCAAAGCCAACGCTGATGCTTATATAGCCGAGCTGCAAACGCTGGATCAGCAGTTTAAAGACAGCCTGAAAGATCCAAAACGCACGGATTTCATCACGCAGCATGCCGCGTTCGGTTATTTGGCTAGAGAATACGGCCTGACGCAGGTGCCTATTGCCGGTTTATCGCCGGATCAGGAGCCGTCAGCTGCCAAAATGGCGGAGATTGTACAATTCGCCAAGGAACACCAGGTGAAGACGATCTTTTTTGAAACGCTGGTTTCATCCAATGTTGCTGAGACCATCGCCAAGGAAATCGGCGCCAAGTCGGATGTGCTGAATCCGCTGGAAGGGTTGACCGATGAAGAGTTGGCCCAGAACCAGAATTATATTAGTGTCATGAAACAGAATCTGACCGCGCTGCAAAAAGCTTTGAATGAAAATAACTCGTATCACTCTTATAACGGCATTTTACAATGCAATTAA
- a CDS encoding TetR-like C-terminal domain-containing protein yields MADEAVDPEIAEYLFKFAEAGGMGMMIKWVNDGYVTPPAEMAALIIRIIRGGISSFTDER; encoded by the coding sequence CTGGCTGACGAGGCTGTAGACCCTGAAATTGCGGAATATTTATTTAAATTTGCCGAGGCGGGCGGGATGGGCATGATGATTAAGTGGGTGAATGACGGTTATGTAACGCCTCCTGCCGAGATGGCTGCTTTGATTATCCGAATCATTCGAGGCGGAATATCCTCATTTACAGACGAAAGGTGA
- a CDS encoding sugar phosphate isomerase/epimerase family protein — translation MKPVNLAVQLYTLRNFTQTEKGLKDTFNKVAAIGYRSAQVSGIGPIPHETVKKLADEAGLSICATHVPWDRLVDDLEGVAEQHRLWNCRYVGLGSLPESYRGSADGYRTFAKQANEIALKLKNDYDLQFVYHNHHFEFEKYGDKTGLEILFDETDPSAFGFELDLYWVQAGGGDPVEWIHKVAGRMQVVHFKDMAIVSGKQVFAEVGEGNMNYEALIRACDETGVEWMVVEQDECRRDPFESVDISLKYLLGKCEEVKA, via the coding sequence ATGAAACCCGTCAACTTAGCTGTACAGCTGTATACCCTGAGGAATTTCACGCAAACGGAAAAAGGGTTGAAGGATACTTTTAACAAGGTGGCAGCGATTGGCTACCGCTCCGCTCAGGTTTCCGGGATCGGACCGATTCCGCACGAAACGGTCAAGAAGCTGGCTGATGAAGCCGGGCTCTCCATCTGCGCGACTCATGTGCCATGGGACCGCCTGGTGGATGACCTGGAAGGGGTTGCCGAGCAGCATCGGCTGTGGAACTGCCGTTATGTCGGGCTTGGTTCCCTGCCGGAATCCTACCGGGGATCTGCCGATGGCTACAGAACCTTTGCGAAGCAGGCAAATGAAATAGCGCTCAAACTGAAGAACGACTATGATCTGCAATTTGTATATCATAACCATCATTTTGAATTTGAGAAATACGGCGACAAAACAGGCCTGGAAATCCTGTTTGATGAAACCGATCCTTCGGCTTTTGGATTTGAATTGGATCTGTATTGGGTCCAAGCCGGGGGCGGCGACCCTGTAGAATGGATCCACAAGGTTGCCGGACGGATGCAGGTCGTCCATTTCAAGGATATGGCAATTGTCTCCGGCAAACAGGTCTTTGCTGAAGTTGGAGAGGGCAATATGAACTATGAAGCGCTTATCCGGGCCTGTGACGAGACGGGCGTTGAATGGATGGTTGTGGAGCAGGACGAGTGCCGGCGCGATCCATTTGAAAGCGTGGACATCAGCTTGAAATACCTGCTTGGCAAATGCGAGGAGGTAAAGGCTTGA
- a CDS encoding Gfo/Idh/MocA family protein, which produces MNKVRYGIIGIGNMGRSHAVQLLDQVNGAELAAVCDSSPAALAWAKDRLPESVQQFKQPENLFKSGLIDAVIIATPHYDHPPLAIQAFDAGLHVLIEKPAGVYTKAVREMNARAAASDRVFGIMYNQRTNPLYQKLKELISSGELGEIRRTNWIITNWYRSQSYYNSGGWRATWAGEGGGVLLNQDPHQLDLWQWTTGLMPKRVRAFCHFGKYRDIEVEDDVTAYVEYENGATGLFVTTTGEAPGTNRFEVTGDRGKIVIEDDKLVFWRLRVPEPEFNASFNGGFGAPECWKCEIPVPASHGEQHLGILKNFTNAILHGEQLIAPGEEGIKGLTLSNAMHLSAWEDDWADLPLDEDRFHELLQSKIAASKYEKKTDESRTLDVTGTH; this is translated from the coding sequence ATGAATAAGGTACGATACGGAATCATCGGGATAGGAAATATGGGCAGATCGCATGCGGTTCAGCTGCTGGATCAGGTGAACGGGGCGGAGCTTGCCGCTGTATGCGATAGCTCCCCGGCCGCTTTAGCGTGGGCCAAAGACCGGCTGCCGGAAAGCGTTCAACAATTCAAGCAGCCGGAAAATTTGTTCAAGTCTGGTTTGATCGACGCGGTGATTATCGCAACGCCGCACTACGATCATCCGCCGCTGGCGATCCAGGCGTTTGACGCCGGCCTTCACGTGCTGATCGAGAAGCCTGCGGGCGTGTACACCAAAGCCGTCAGAGAGATGAATGCCAGAGCTGCGGCTTCGGATCGGGTGTTTGGCATCATGTACAATCAAAGAACCAATCCGCTGTATCAAAAGCTGAAAGAGCTGATTTCTTCCGGCGAGCTTGGCGAGATCCGGCGGACGAACTGGATTATTACCAATTGGTACCGCTCTCAAAGCTACTATAATTCCGGCGGCTGGCGAGCAACCTGGGCGGGGGAAGGCGGCGGCGTGCTGCTGAATCAGGACCCGCACCAGCTGGATCTCTGGCAGTGGACAACGGGCTTGATGCCTAAGCGTGTCCGCGCCTTTTGCCATTTTGGGAAATACCGTGATATTGAGGTCGAAGACGACGTAACGGCTTATGTGGAATATGAAAATGGTGCGACCGGCCTGTTCGTGACGACCACCGGCGAAGCGCCGGGTACCAACCGGTTTGAGGTCACTGGAGACCGGGGCAAAATCGTCATCGAAGACGACAAGCTTGTGTTCTGGCGGCTGCGTGTTCCAGAACCAGAATTTAATGCGTCCTTTAACGGCGGCTTTGGTGCGCCAGAATGCTGGAAATGTGAAATTCCGGTGCCTGCAAGCCATGGCGAGCAGCATCTGGGCATTCTCAAAAATTTCACGAATGCAATCCTGCACGGCGAGCAGCTGATTGCGCCGGGTGAAGAAGGGATCAAAGGCCTAACCTTGTCCAATGCAATGCACCTATCCGCCTGGGAAGATGACTGGGCCGACCTCCCGCTGGATGAAGACCGGTTCCATGAACTGCTGCAAAGCAAAATTGCCGCTTCGAAATATGAGAAGAAAACGGACGAGAGCCGTACGCTGGACGTAACGGGCACCCATTGA
- a CDS encoding TraX family protein, producing MNNSAVQLELRRRSALSLDGSTLKIIAIIAMLIDHIAAVILIHPEINGNHPAFVHTGQYMRMAGRLAFPIFCFLLVEGFMYTGNRQKYAMRLIAFAFLSEIPFDLAFSGQIVNLAKQNVFFTLWIGLLVMMGFEYLRSRETDPRRFSLRAVMGLLACTFLSAFYVLPSGLQMLNETFHAFGSSAQITLPQSTLGSLLWVNGLVWIIIYLALSAKIPVQRLNSALELASVTFIGVILATALHTDYGGFGIMTIASMYVFRRHRVKSMLAGSIILTCMSLIEIWAFLNAGLIRFYNGKRGLKLKYVFYLFYPVHLVLLYFIASLINKG from the coding sequence TTGAATAACAGCGCCGTGCAGCTGGAGCTCCGAAGGCGAAGCGCCCTCAGTCTGGATGGAAGCACGTTAAAAATCATCGCCATAATCGCCATGCTGATCGATCATATTGCAGCCGTCATTCTGATTCATCCCGAGATTAACGGGAATCATCCCGCATTCGTACATACCGGACAATATATGCGAATGGCCGGCCGGCTCGCTTTTCCCATCTTCTGCTTCTTGTTGGTCGAGGGGTTCATGTATACCGGCAATAGGCAGAAATATGCCATGCGGCTTATCGCTTTTGCTTTCCTTTCGGAAATCCCGTTCGATCTCGCGTTCAGCGGGCAGATTGTGAATCTCGCAAAACAAAATGTCTTCTTCACGTTATGGATTGGACTGCTGGTGATGATGGGGTTCGAGTATCTTAGGAGCAGGGAGACAGACCCTAGGCGTTTCTCTCTGAGGGCGGTTATGGGGCTGCTGGCTTGTACATTTCTGAGTGCTTTCTATGTCCTCCCATCCGGGCTGCAAATGCTGAATGAGACTTTTCATGCGTTTGGTTCTTCGGCACAAATCACGTTACCGCAATCTACTTTGGGAAGCCTGCTGTGGGTAAACGGGCTGGTATGGATTATCATTTACTTAGCGCTAAGCGCCAAAATTCCTGTTCAAAGGTTAAATTCGGCTTTGGAGCTGGCTTCTGTTACCTTCATCGGGGTTATATTGGCGACGGCGCTCCACACGGACTACGGCGGTTTCGGAATCATGACGATTGCATCGATGTACGTGTTCCGCAGGCACCGGGTAAAATCCATGCTGGCCGGCTCAATTATCCTTACCTGCATGAGTTTGATCGAAATATGGGCTTTCTTAAACGCCGGACTCATCCGCTTCTATAACGGCAAACGAGGATTAAAGCTGAAATATGTGTTTTATCTCTTTTATCCCGTCCACCTGGTTCTCTTATATTTCATCGCAAGCCTGATTAACAAGGGATGA